The following proteins are encoded in a genomic region of Strix aluco isolate bStrAlu1 chromosome 23, bStrAlu1.hap1, whole genome shotgun sequence:
- the ACAD8 gene encoding isobutyryl-CoA dehydrogenase, mitochondrial, giving the protein MAWRVAPGAVARLLLRRPAGRRGIASCIDPSAGLTEEQKEFQKVALDFASKEMAPHMAEWDEKEIFPVETMRKAAQLGFGGIYVKPDVGGSGLSRLDTSIIFEALSTGCTSTTAYMSIHNMCVWMIDTFGSEEQRRRFCPSLCSMEKFASYCLTEPGSGSDAASLLTSAQRKGDTYVLNGSKAFISGGGDTDVYVVMCRTGGPGPKGISCLVLEKGTPGLSFGKKEKKVGWNSQPTRAVIFEDCVVPVGNRLGAEGQGFSIAMKGLNGGRINIASCSLGAAHASVLLAQEHLTVRKQFGEPLANNQYLQFGLAEMATRLVAARLMVRNAARALQEGREDAAVLCSMAKLFATDECFAICNQALQMHGGYGYLKDYAVQQFVRDIRVHQILEGTNEVMRMIVARNLLQG; this is encoded by the exons ATGGCTTGGCGAGTAGCCCCCGGCGCGGTGGCCCGGCTGCTGctgcggcggccggcggggcggcgagGGATCGCCTCCTGCATCGACC CCTCCGCCGGCCTGACTGAGGAGCAGAAGGAATTCCAAAAAGTTGCCCTTGATTTTGCTTCCAAGGAGATGGCTCCTCACATGGCTGAGTGGGATGAAAAG GAAATATTCCCCGTGGAAACAATGCGGAAGGCAGCCCAGCTAGGATTCGGTGGGATCTACGTGAAACCAGACGTCGGTGGCTCTGGATTGTCACGACTTGATACCTCCATAATCTTTGAAGCTTTATCAACAGGATGTACCAGCACCACTGCTTATATGAGCATCCACAA catgtgtgTTTGGATGATCGACACCTTTGGCAGTGAGGAACAGAGGCGCAGGTTCTGCCCATCGCTCTGTAGCATGGAAAAATTTGCTTCTTACTGCCTGACTGAGCCAG GAAGCGGAAGTGATGCAGCTTCCCTGCTGACCTCAGCTCAGAGGAAAGGGGACACCTACGTCCTGAACGGCTCCAAG GCCTTCATCAGCGGGGGAGGCGACACCGACGTCTATGTGGTCATGTGTCGCACAGGAGGCCCAGGCCCCAAGGGCATCTCCTGCCTGGTGCTGGAGAAGGGGACaccagggctcagctttggcaagaaagagaagaag GTGGGCTGGAATTCCCAGCCGACTCGGGCTGTGATCTTCGAGGACTGCGTTGTTCCTGTTGGCAACCGGCTGGGAGCTGAAGGGCAGGGCTTCAGCATTGCCATGAAGGGGCTGAACGGAGGCAGGATAAACATTG CTTCTTGTTCATTAGGAGCTGCTCATGCCTCTGTTCTTCTGGCTCAGGAACATCTCACTGTCCGGAAACAGTTTGGGGAACCCCTAGCAAACAATCAG TACCTGCAGTTCGGGCTGGCGGAGATGGCGACGCGCCTGGTGGCAGCGCGGCTCATGGTTCGCAACGCGGCGCGGGCGCTGCAGGAGGGACGGGAGGACGCGGCCGTGCTCTGCTCCATGGCCAAGCTCTTTGCTACTGATGAATGCTTTGCG ATCTGTAACCAGGCTCTACAGATGCACGGGGGCTACGGCTACCTGAAGGATTATGCTGTGCAGCAGTTTGTGCGAGACATCAGAGTCCACCAGATCCTGGAAG GTACCAATGAGGTGATGCGGATGATTGTGGCCAGGAATCTGCTACAGGGCTGA
- the THYN1 gene encoding thymocyte nuclear protein 1 yields MPWPSRKRDKGAVADKKEPDAKIAKTEEETPDKEEEEKSTKPPAGSSKSGWKNWKKTKDSDSGGEESKITYCHWLLKSEPESRLEKGVDVKFSIDDLKAQPNQTTFWDGVRNYQARNFLRAMKLGQQAFFYHSNCKEPGIVGIVKIVKEAYPDHTQFDQKDPHYDSSSRKENPKWSMVDVQFVRMTKRFIPLSEIKAHHLAHKADGGPLKNMMLFTRQRLSIQPLTQEEFEFVLSLEEEKPH; encoded by the exons ATGCCTTGGCCGAGCAGAAAGAGAGACAAAGGAGCAGTAGCAG aTAAAAAAGAGCCTGATGCAAAAATTGCCAAAACGGAGGAGGAGACTCCGGataaggaggaagaagagaagtcCACAAAACCTCCAGCTGGGAGTTCCAAGTCAGGATGGAAGAACTGGAAGAAGACAAAAGACTCTGACTCCGGCGGGGAGGAAAGCAAGATAACGTATTGTCACTGGCTTCTGAAATCAGAACCAGAGAGCAGGCTCGAGAAGGGAGTGGATGTGAAA TTCAGCATTGATGACCTGAAAGCTCAGCCCAATCAGACAACCTTTTGGGATGGAGTAAGAAACTACCAG GCAAGGAATTTCCTGAGAGCCATGAAACTTGGGCAGCAGGCCTTCTTCTACCACAGTAACTGTAAAGAGCCTGGCATCGTTGGCATTGTCAAG ATCGTAAAGGAGGCATACCCTGATCACACACAGTTTGATCAGAAGGATCCTCATTATGATTCCTCCAGCAGAAAAGAGAACCCCAAATGGTCCATG GTGGATGTCCAGTTTGTGCGGATGACAAAGCGGTTCATCCCCCTTTCTGAAATCAAGGCTCACCACCTGGCCCACAAAGCAGATGGAGGCCCCCTGAAGAACATGATGCTCTTCACCAGACAACGTCTTTCCATCCAACCACTGACACAAG AGGAATTTGAGTTTGTCTTGAGCCTGGAAGAGGAAAAGCCACATTAA